The Claveliimonas bilis genome window below encodes:
- a CDS encoding helicase-related protein, translating into MVHTDLKFFTNEPERDLYSRFAAILKSNTQFFDVLVGYFRASGFFKMYEALEQVEKIRILVGLNVDRYTVKIIDRVNDEAKYAAISTADGKEIIAEEIEKEFETAASSAQVEKGVRVFMDWLKSGKLEMRMYTEAPIHAKVYIMRKDQEKVPDTFGSVITGSSNFSEAGLVNNLEFNVELKDYADVKFALDKFEELWAQGTDIRDTYIEAVEQHTWMRDDITPYQLYLKTLYEFFKEEINADKENFETLLPEGYMRLQYQIDAVTQARQKLDAYNGVFISDVVGLGKTYICAMLANSFNRNAYKLIVCPPVLVDYWRSVLQEFDVARCDVESLGKLDKIIARGTDKYSYVFVDEAHRFRNSGTEAFTELHQICRDKKVILISATPINNYTSDVENQIYLFQAKQSGTINGIKNIEGFFRGLNAKLAKKPKGSAAYMEQLRENSEIIRDKLIREVMIRRTRSEIQQYYAEDLAKQGLTFPKAGSPEKIIYSFDEETDDAFSQTINIIKDFKYARYTPLLYLKDKKKYATMLAAQRNMGGFMKGILVKRLESSFYAFRKTLERFIESYEKFIEMTKTGKIYISKKVNVYDLLDDGNTQKLMYLIEQQDVMEFETKEFSSQFFRDLQADLAQLKSMQFIWSLIGNDPKLNEFKRNLTTNPLMKGKKAIVFTESTETAQYLYEELKEIYGERIIYFSGQSSAALKVEIEDSFNPKFKNKNNDKYDLLITTDVLAEGINLHRANVLVNYDLPWNPTRIMQRVGRINRVGTEYDRIYVFNFFPTAQSKKQMPLEERILEKLQAFHDTLGEDFKYLSDDEEVSSKKLFSDLTSDLDGEEESTNPELAYLAIIRQIRDNDPKLFSMIKRLPKKAKAGKASEKVSEDSTVTFIRQGALKTFFISSEAETKQLSFMQAIDLIKAEPDDAKVSVSSKFYEHFDSNSTAFDQMLVAEEEVSTEKVMVAGNDAKIIRLLKAMKTEPRLTDDQEQTIEKLIMLWENGEIPAKVSKDVMKKSKVVGDVLELYYEILKLVPPTYFEERKSQKTQVDGEKQIVLSCYLKTGGTR; encoded by the coding sequence ATGGTTCACACAGATTTAAAATTTTTTACGAATGAGCCGGAAAGAGACTTATACAGCCGCTTTGCAGCCATTCTGAAAAGTAATACGCAATTCTTTGATGTTCTGGTTGGTTATTTCAGAGCCAGCGGTTTTTTCAAAATGTACGAAGCTCTGGAACAAGTAGAGAAAATCAGAATATTGGTTGGTCTGAATGTCGATAGATATACGGTTAAAATCATAGACCGTGTAAATGATGAAGCCAAATATGCTGCTATTTCAACTGCTGATGGCAAAGAGATTATTGCAGAAGAAATTGAAAAAGAGTTTGAAACAGCAGCAAGCTCTGCGCAGGTGGAAAAAGGTGTCCGAGTTTTTATGGATTGGCTGAAATCCGGAAAACTGGAAATGCGTATGTATACCGAAGCACCAATTCATGCAAAGGTTTATATCATGCGTAAAGATCAGGAGAAAGTACCGGACACATTTGGAAGTGTAATTACTGGTTCCAGTAACTTTTCTGAAGCTGGTTTGGTAAATAATCTTGAATTTAACGTGGAACTAAAAGATTATGCAGATGTCAAATTTGCATTAGATAAATTTGAGGAACTGTGGGCACAGGGTACAGATATTCGTGACACTTATATTGAAGCTGTGGAACAGCACACATGGATGAGGGATGATATTACTCCTTATCAGCTGTATTTGAAGACACTGTATGAATTCTTTAAAGAAGAAATCAATGCAGATAAAGAGAATTTTGAAACGCTGCTCCCGGAAGGATATATGCGTTTGCAGTATCAGATAGATGCGGTAACACAGGCAAGACAGAAGCTGGATGCGTATAACGGTGTATTTATTTCAGACGTTGTAGGTCTTGGTAAAACATATATCTGTGCCATGCTTGCCAATAGCTTTAACAGAAATGCATACAAGTTAATTGTATGTCCTCCGGTATTGGTTGATTACTGGAGAAGCGTTTTGCAGGAATTTGACGTTGCTCGCTGTGATGTGGAATCCCTTGGTAAGTTGGACAAGATTATTGCCAGAGGAACTGATAAGTACTCCTATGTATTTGTTGATGAAGCACATCGTTTCCGTAACAGCGGCACCGAAGCCTTTACAGAATTGCATCAGATTTGCCGTGATAAAAAGGTAATTCTGATTTCTGCGACACCAATCAACAACTATACCAGTGACGTAGAAAATCAGATCTATCTGTTTCAGGCAAAGCAGAGCGGCACAATCAATGGCATTAAAAATATCGAAGGATTTTTCCGTGGGCTGAATGCAAAACTTGCGAAGAAACCAAAAGGTTCAGCAGCATATATGGAGCAACTTCGAGAAAACTCGGAAATTATCCGTGACAAGCTGATTCGAGAAGTTATGATTCGTCGTACCAGAAGTGAAATTCAGCAATACTACGCAGAGGACCTTGCAAAACAGGGATTGACTTTCCCGAAAGCAGGTAGCCCGGAGAAAATTATTTATTCCTTTGATGAAGAGACAGATGATGCATTCTCTCAAACTATCAATATCATCAAGGACTTCAAGTATGCCCGTTATACCCCGTTGCTTTATCTGAAAGATAAAAAGAAGTATGCAACCATGCTTGCAGCACAACGCAACATGGGCGGATTTATGAAAGGTATCCTTGTGAAACGTCTGGAAAGCAGTTTTTATGCGTTCCGTAAGACTTTGGAGCGTTTCATTGAATCCTATGAGAAATTTATTGAAATGACCAAGACTGGAAAAATCTATATCAGCAAGAAAGTAAATGTGTATGACCTTTTGGATGATGGAAATACACAGAAGCTGATGTATCTGATTGAACAGCAGGATGTCATGGAATTTGAAACAAAAGAATTTTCTTCACAGTTCTTTCGTGATTTGCAAGCAGATTTGGCACAACTGAAATCCATGCAGTTTATCTGGTCATTGATTGGCAATGATCCAAAACTGAATGAGTTTAAGCGAAATCTTACAACAAATCCGTTGATGAAAGGCAAAAAGGCGATAGTCTTTACTGAATCTACGGAAACTGCACAGTATCTGTATGAAGAATTAAAAGAAATCTACGGAGAAAGAATTATTTATTTCAGCGGTCAGAGCAGTGCTGCATTGAAAGTTGAAATTGAAGATAGTTTCAATCCGAAATTTAAGAATAAAAACAACGATAAATATGACCTTCTTATCACTACGGACGTATTGGCAGAAGGTATCAACCTGCATCGTGCGAATGTTCTTGTGAACTATGATCTTCCTTGGAACCCAACCCGCATCATGCAGCGTGTAGGTCGTATCAATCGTGTTGGTACAGAGTACGACCGCATTTATGTATTTAACTTCTTCCCAACTGCACAGAGCAAGAAACAGATGCCATTAGAAGAACGTATTTTGGAAAAATTACAGGCTTTCCACGATACGCTTGGCGAAGACTTCAAATATCTGTCTGATGATGAAGAAGTATCTTCCAAAAAGCTGTTCTCGGATTTGACCTCTGATTTGGATGGTGAGGAAGAAAGTACTAATCCTGAATTGGCTTATCTGGCTATTATCCGCCAGATTCGTGACAATGACCCGAAACTGTTTTCGATGATTAAGCGTTTGCCGAAAAAAGCAAAGGCAGGAAAGGCTTCTGAAAAGGTATCAGAAGATTCTACAGTTACTTTTATCCGTCAGGGCGCATTAAAAACATTTTTTATCAGCTCTGAAGCTGAAACTAAACAGCTGTCCTTTATGCAGGCGATTGATTTGATTAAGGCAGAACCGGATGATGCAAAAGTCAGTGTCTCAAGTAAGTTTTATGAACACTTCGACAGTAACAGCACCGCTTTTGACCAGATGCTTGTGGCAGAGGAAGAAGTTTCTACGGAAAAAGTAATGGTTGCCGGAAATGATGCGAAAATCATTCGTTTGCTGAAAGCAATGAAAACGGAACCACGCCTTACCGATGATCAGGAGCAGACGATTGAAAAATTGATTATGCTCTGGGAAAACGGCGAGATTCCGGCAAAGGTTTCGAAGGATGTCATGAAAAAGAGCAAAGTTGTTGGAGATGTTCTGGAACTTTACTATGAAATCCTGAAATTAGTACCTCCAACTTACTTTGAGGAACGCAAGAGCCAGAAAACACAGGTGGATGGAGAAAAGCAGATTGTTCTCTCCTGCTATCTGAAAACGGGAGGTACACGATAA
- a CDS encoding DnaB-like helicase C-terminal domain-containing protein, whose translation MGFPTSVADDVLVRCGRHCCLCGKYVGQKIELHHIKQVADGGEDTADNCIPLCFDCHAEVKAYNPHHPKGRKFTEKELKGHRDKCYERYSLKNNDSSALNSEKPKSIFPPPENTSLIRWGYPEQDKLCPVFPGNIVLVAGCTGTKKSTYLHHVVNQNIISGHRVVYCCMKDKPFDVSIEIISENAHVNVEYIKRGMVTEEDWEKLTSSQVASNSENLALIPYNEISESNKILDIVENSGAEIVVIDDFNGIMLDDADSVERFLYKLKNIAAQSQTVVFVIYNLSIPKQRIDMRPMLRDFPSDSYYRLFDIIQLLYKPDLFFYDEDDKERLEIIIVKGALKVPYTIKLLVPDKITGVFSLAE comes from the coding sequence ATGGGATTTCCAACAAGTGTTGCAGATGACGTACTGGTTCGTTGTGGCAGACATTGCTGTTTGTGTGGAAAGTATGTAGGTCAAAAAATTGAATTGCATCACATAAAGCAAGTTGCTGATGGCGGAGAAGATACTGCGGATAATTGTATTCCTCTGTGCTTTGATTGTCATGCAGAGGTAAAGGCTTATAATCCGCATCATCCAAAAGGGAGAAAATTTACCGAAAAAGAGTTAAAGGGACATAGAGATAAGTGCTATGAAAGATATTCGTTAAAAAATAATGATAGTTCAGCATTAAATTCTGAAAAGCCGAAAAGTATATTTCCACCTCCTGAGAATACGTCATTGATACGTTGGGGTTACCCAGAGCAGGATAAATTGTGTCCTGTTTTTCCGGGTAATATAGTATTGGTAGCTGGTTGTACCGGTACGAAGAAAAGTACATATTTGCACCATGTTGTCAATCAGAATATTATATCTGGTCATAGAGTAGTATATTGCTGTATGAAGGACAAACCTTTTGATGTAAGCATTGAAATAATTAGTGAAAATGCACATGTAAATGTGGAGTATATAAAGCGTGGAATGGTTACAGAAGAAGATTGGGAAAAATTAACAAGTAGCCAAGTGGCTTCGAATAGTGAAAATTTGGCACTGATTCCGTATAATGAGATTTCTGAAAGCAATAAGATTTTGGATATTGTTGAAAATTCAGGAGCGGAAATAGTTGTAATTGACGATTTCAATGGTATTATGTTGGATGATGCTGATTCAGTTGAGCGTTTTCTTTATAAATTAAAGAATATTGCTGCACAAAGCCAAACTGTTGTATTTGTAATTTATAACCTTAGTATACCGAAACAAAGGATTGATATGAGACCGATGCTGAGAGATTTTCCATCCGATAGCTATTACCGCCTCTTCGATATTATTCAGTTATTGTATAAACCGGATTTGTTTTTTTATGATGAAGATGATAAGGAAAGATTAGAGATTATTATTGTAAAAGGAGCTTTGAAGGTTCCTTACACAATAAAGTTATTAGTTCCAGATAAAATTACAGGAGTTTTTTCGTTGGCTGAGTAA
- a CDS encoding molecular chaperone: MRLSKYEKETIILTSEGDDTVQIYTFNASLKRRLAEYAEKYPHLARLDKWTAEGSVTYVLDKSRVSIRLLSPLSEERRKVFSECGKKYGMNASRRLLEQVAT; this comes from the coding sequence ATGAGATTATCTAAGTATGAGAAAGAAACTATTATTTTGACCAGTGAGGGTGATGACACTGTCCAGATTTACACTTTCAACGCATCGTTGAAACGTAGGCTTGCGGAATATGCAGAAAAGTATCCGCATCTGGCAAGGTTGGATAAATGGACAGCCGAAGGCAGCGTGACCTATGTTTTGGATAAATCCAGAGTGTCTATTCGTTTGCTGTCGCCACTTTCAGAGGAAAGACGGAAAGTTTTCAGTGAGTGTGGTAAAAAATACGGCATGAATGCCAGCAGAAGATTATTGGAACAAGTTGCAACTTAA
- a CDS encoding recombinase family protein, with product MGNVYGYVRVSTKDQNEDRQLIALQEMSIPEKNIFVDKQSGKDFKRPMYKRMLRKIKKDDLLYVKSIDRLGRNYAEILEQWRILTKEKGIDIVVLDMPLLDTRRGKDLMGTFLSDIVLQVLSFVAENERTNIRQRQAEGIAAAKMRGVRFGRPPSPLPENFHEIYQQWKNGKITGLAAAKACGMPMSTFRYRAEIYEKAKLL from the coding sequence ATGGGAAATGTATATGGCTATGTTCGTGTCAGTACCAAGGATCAGAACGAAGACAGACAGCTTATCGCATTACAAGAAATGTCTATCCCTGAGAAAAATATCTTTGTAGATAAGCAATCCGGTAAGGACTTCAAACGTCCGATGTACAAACGAATGTTAAGAAAAATAAAAAAAGACGATTTGCTTTATGTGAAAAGTATAGATCGACTTGGAAGAAATTATGCTGAAATTTTGGAACAATGGCGAATACTCACGAAAGAAAAAGGAATTGATATCGTGGTTCTGGATATGCCCCTTTTGGACACACGCCGAGGAAAAGACCTTATGGGAACTTTCCTGAGTGATATTGTATTGCAGGTATTGTCTTTTGTTGCGGAAAATGAACGAACAAATATCAGACAGAGACAGGCAGAGGGGATTGCTGCTGCAAAGATGAGAGGTGTTCGCTTCGGAAGACCGCCAAGTCCATTGCCAGAGAACTTCCATGAAATATATCAGCAATGGAAAAATGGAAAAATTACCGGTCTGGCAGCTGCAAAAGCGTGTGGGATGCCAATGTCCACATTTCGCTATCGAGCGGAAATTTACGAAAAAGCCAAGTTGTTGTAA
- a CDS encoding helix-turn-helix domain-containing protein: MKTQLSIQEKLEDLRKERKLTQDIVAAAVGITGSTLSKYENKENKEYNIAILNSLADYYGVSLEWLVGNTEVRESTSTEIDELMLDDETIDLLKSGHFNNRLLCEIIKHPDFIKLMTDTEIYVDGIATMQIKNMNDWLDAVRLQIIQQKNPDANDLYLKVLESSHIQEEEYFFHTIHSDWDNIIRTIRENHEHAAESTPIERPMSNDKKVQRFLQTLKFKSNPIEEFWHFFCDEMQIPFDHLSVDEHKVMKDVFKRSKLLKALPNRKKGKK; encoded by the coding sequence ATGAAAACTCAATTATCAATACAAGAAAAATTAGAAGATTTAAGAAAAGAACGCAAACTGACCCAAGATATTGTTGCGGCTGCTGTTGGAATAACCGGTTCTACATTAAGTAAGTATGAAAACAAAGAAAATAAGGAATATAATATTGCTATACTGAACAGTCTGGCTGACTATTATGGTGTCTCTTTGGAATGGCTTGTTGGAAACACCGAAGTTAGAGAATCCACATCCACCGAAATAGATGAGTTGATGTTGGATGATGAAACTATAGACCTCTTGAAAAGTGGACATTTCAATAACAGGCTCTTATGCGAAATCATCAAACATCCAGATTTTATAAAGTTGATGACTGATACCGAAATTTATGTTGACGGCATTGCTACCATGCAGATTAAAAATATGAATGACTGGCTGGATGCTGTCCGCCTACAAATCATTCAACAGAAGAATCCGGATGCCAATGACCTGTATCTAAAAGTTCTGGAAAGCTCGCATATCCAGGAGGAAGAATACTTCTTCCATACCATTCACAGCGATTGGGACAATATTATCCGCACTATCCGTGAAAATCACGAACACGCTGCCGAATCCACACCAATCGAAAGGCCTATGTCCAACGACAAAAAGGTGCAGCGTTTCTTGCAGACCCTCAAATTCAAAAGCAACCCTATCGAGGAATTCTGGCATTTCTTCTGTGACGAAATGCAGATTCCATTTGACCACCTTTCTGTAGATGAACATAAGGTTATGAAGGATGTGTTTAAAAGGTCAAAGCTGTTAAAGGCTCTGCCGAATCGTAAAAAAGGTAAGAAATAG
- a CDS encoding Abi family protein gives MYQYPKQILTMAQQVQSYIDAGMVITSRADVEKALKSVGFYRLRGYSFHLYDNASKKYVPGTKFEDILKLYQFDQELSALIFSMISKIEVALRVRLVEALLIHGEPLVLQDSSIFKEKKLYWQNMSTVASEIARSNDVFIKHNFDNHDGEVPVWAAVEVLSFGTLSKIIKNLKTGTGSSYSILAANYQYKSKKGNLVNPSQKMLASWIQGVSVLRNMCAHNSRIYNRTIHTTPEILDADKISPPPAHNGLYQILLAMKYLRSSDEEWTVFVDAFDKLIQNNISVVSLTAMNLPADWKVHLSV, from the coding sequence ATGTATCAATATCCAAAACAAATATTAACAATGGCACAGCAGGTGCAATCATATATTGATGCGGGAATGGTAATTACTTCTCGTGCGGACGTAGAAAAGGCATTAAAGTCAGTTGGATTTTATCGTTTGCGTGGATATTCGTTCCATTTATATGATAATGCTTCAAAGAAGTATGTTCCGGGAACAAAGTTTGAAGATATTTTAAAGTTGTATCAATTTGATCAGGAATTATCTGCATTGATTTTTTCAATGATTTCCAAGATTGAAGTGGCTTTGAGAGTGCGATTGGTGGAAGCGTTGCTTATACACGGAGAACCACTTGTTTTGCAGGATTCATCGATTTTTAAAGAGAAAAAACTGTATTGGCAGAATATGTCTACAGTAGCGTCAGAAATTGCTCGCTCTAATGATGTGTTTATCAAACATAATTTTGACAATCATGATGGAGAGGTGCCTGTATGGGCAGCTGTTGAAGTTCTTTCATTTGGTACGCTATCGAAAATAATTAAGAATTTGAAAACAGGTACTGGAAGTTCGTATTCTATATTAGCGGCTAATTACCAATATAAATCGAAAAAAGGAAATTTGGTAAATCCATCACAGAAAATGCTTGCTTCATGGATACAGGGAGTTTCAGTATTGCGTAATATGTGTGCTCATAATTCCAGAATTTACAATCGCACAATACATACGACACCGGAAATTCTGGATGCAGATAAAATCTCACCACCGCCGGCACATAACGGTTTGTATCAAATTCTATTGGCGATGAAGTATTTGCGTTCATCCGATGAGGAGTGGACAGTATTTGTAGATGCTTTCGATAAGCTGATTCAAAATAATATCAGTGTGGTCAGTCTTACAGCAATGAATCTTCCAGCGGATTGGAAAGTACATTTAAGTGTATAA